A stretch of the Rhodothermus profundi genome encodes the following:
- the rplO gene encoding 50S ribosomal protein L15, whose protein sequence is MDLSRLKPAKGAVRERKRLGRGVGSGYGGHSSTRGTKGQKSRSGQKIPAYFEGGQMPLVRRVPKRGFRNPFRKEYRVINLADLSRWIEAGRLSTEAPITPETLVAAGLARKRDRIKILGDGELSVALQISAHAFSASARQKIEAAGGTATVIA, encoded by the coding sequence ATGGATCTGAGTCGATTGAAACCAGCAAAAGGAGCGGTTCGCGAGCGTAAGCGTCTGGGACGCGGCGTTGGATCGGGCTATGGAGGGCACAGCTCAACCCGCGGTACGAAAGGGCAGAAGTCGCGGAGTGGGCAGAAAATTCCAGCCTATTTTGAGGGCGGGCAAATGCCGTTGGTGCGGCGCGTGCCCAAACGAGGCTTTCGGAATCCTTTCCGCAAGGAATACCGAGTGATCAATCTGGCGGATTTGAGCCGTTGGATTGAGGCGGGGCGTCTTTCGACAGAGGCACCGATCACGCCGGAGACGCTGGTGGCCGCCGGGCTGGCCCGAAAGCGGGATCGCATAAAAATTCTAGGTGATGGCGAGCTGTCGGTGGCGCTGCAAATTTCGGCGCATGCTTTCAGCGCCTCGGCCCGTCAAAAAATTGAAGCGGCTGGCGGGACAGCCACCGTGATCGCCTGA
- a CDS encoding DNA-directed RNA polymerase subunit alpha: MSNYMVQLPEGVRVEEATETFGRFVIQPLERGYGVTIGNALRRVLLSSLPGVAITAVKIDGVQHEFSTIPGVTEDVAEIILNLKGVRFKAKDTTDANIRLSLKGPHVWTARDIGEATSHYEVLNPDHYIATLAEGAEVNLELRMGRGRGYVPAEENKLPDDPIGVIAIDAIFTPIKNVRYTIKPTRVGQKIEYERLELEITTDGSVSPEDALVQAATILRDHINLFITMESEPQPEVQKKEVDAEVQRIRELLSQPVDELDLSVRAQNCLKAANIRTIGDLVRRQESEMLKFRNFGRKSLQELIAVLEERGLHFGMDVDKYLEGAES; this comes from the coding sequence ATGAGCAACTACATGGTACAACTGCCCGAAGGCGTTCGTGTGGAAGAGGCGACGGAAACGTTCGGGCGTTTTGTGATTCAGCCGCTGGAACGTGGCTATGGGGTTACGATTGGCAACGCGTTGCGGCGCGTGCTGCTCTCTTCGCTGCCGGGCGTTGCCATCACGGCTGTGAAGATTGATGGCGTGCAGCACGAATTCTCAACGATTCCAGGCGTTACTGAAGACGTCGCCGAGATTATTCTGAATCTGAAAGGCGTGCGCTTCAAGGCCAAGGATACGACGGACGCAAACATCCGGCTTTCGCTGAAAGGGCCCCATGTGTGGACAGCCCGGGATATCGGGGAGGCCACCAGCCACTATGAGGTGCTGAACCCGGACCATTACATTGCCACGCTGGCCGAAGGCGCGGAAGTTAACCTGGAGCTGCGCATGGGGCGTGGCCGCGGCTACGTGCCCGCCGAAGAAAACAAACTGCCGGATGACCCCATTGGCGTGATCGCTATCGACGCGATCTTTACGCCCATCAAGAACGTGCGGTACACGATCAAACCCACGCGCGTGGGGCAGAAAATTGAGTACGAACGCCTGGAGCTGGAGATCACTACCGACGGCTCTGTCTCTCCAGAAGATGCGCTCGTGCAGGCCGCTACCATCCTGCGCGACCATATTAACCTGTTCATTACGATGGAGAGCGAGCCGCAGCCCGAGGTGCAGAAGAAGGAAGTCGACGCCGAAGTGCAGCGCATCCGCGAATTGCTTTCGCAACCGGTCGATGAGCTCGACCTGTCGGTGCGCGCGCAAAACTGCCTCAAGGCAGCCAACATTCGCACAATTGGTGATCTGGTGCGGCGGCAGGAGTCGGAAATGCTCAAGTTCCGTAACTTCGGCCGCAAGTCGCTGCAGGAACTGATTGCTGTGCTGGAGGAACGCGGGCTGCATTTTGGCATGGACGTCGACAAGTATCTTGAGGGAGCCGAGAGCTGA
- the rpsD gene encoding 30S ribosomal protein S4, producing the protein MARYRGPKQKIARRFGEPIFGPSKALERKPYPPGQHGRTRRAKESEYAIQLKEKQKVKYIYGLLERQFRNLFEKASRKKGITGENLLKMLEARLDNTVYRMGFARTRRQARQLVVHRHIMVNGQIVNIPSYQLRPGDVVAVRPKSRQLTVIQENIKRLRRNFPWLEVDRKEMQGKFLDYPNREDIPENIREHLIVELYSK; encoded by the coding sequence ATGGCCCGCTATCGAGGCCCCAAACAGAAGATTGCCCGGCGCTTTGGGGAGCCCATTTTTGGTCCGAGTAAGGCGCTGGAGCGCAAGCCGTATCCTCCTGGCCAGCATGGACGGACCCGCCGGGCTAAGGAGAGCGAATACGCTATTCAGCTAAAAGAGAAGCAGAAGGTCAAGTACATTTACGGGCTGCTGGAGCGGCAATTTCGCAACCTGTTCGAAAAGGCGTCGCGCAAGAAAGGCATCACCGGCGAGAATCTGCTGAAGATGCTGGAGGCGCGGCTGGACAATACGGTCTATCGCATGGGGTTTGCCCGCACGCGCCGGCAGGCTCGCCAGTTGGTCGTCCATCGTCACATCATGGTGAACGGCCAGATCGTCAACATTCCCTCCTACCAGCTTCGGCCTGGCGACGTGGTGGCGGTGCGTCCAAAGAGTCGCCAGTTGACTGTTATCCAGGAGAACATCAAACGGCTACGCCGGAACTTTCCCTGGCTGGAAGTCGATCGTAAGGAGATGCAGGGGAAGTTCCTGGACTATCCGAACCGGGAAGACATTCCCGAAAACATCCGTGAGCACCTGATCGTCGAGCTTTACTCCAAGTAG
- the ruvX gene encoding Holliday junction resolvase RuvX: MLLSGATRPRVVGIDYGRRRVGLALADPLRIIAQPYGTYPPEEALRVLQRLHAEEGIETLVVGWPLTEAGTEGAATRQVARFIRRLERLLPGVKIVRWDERYTSELARERLREVGGSRKKRRERGRVDQMAAAIILQEYLEYQEPKQSFPQ; the protein is encoded by the coding sequence ATGTTGTTGTCTGGGGCTACGCGGCCGCGTGTAGTGGGCATAGATTACGGAAGGCGACGGGTTGGGCTGGCGCTGGCTGACCCGCTGCGCATAATTGCTCAGCCCTATGGTACCTACCCGCCAGAGGAAGCGCTGCGCGTGCTTCAGCGACTGCATGCCGAGGAAGGAATTGAAACGCTGGTGGTGGGCTGGCCGCTGACGGAAGCAGGAACGGAGGGCGCAGCTACACGTCAGGTAGCGCGCTTTATCCGTCGATTAGAACGGCTGCTGCCTGGCGTAAAAATTGTGCGCTGGGACGAACGCTACACGTCGGAGCTTGCCCGAGAACGTTTGCGCGAAGTAGGAGGATCGCGCAAAAAGCGAAGGGAGCGGGGACGTGTAGATCAGATGGCTGCCGCGATAATCCTGCAGGAGTATCTGGAATATCAGGAACCGAAGCAAAGCTTTCCCCAATAA
- the map gene encoding type I methionyl aminopeptidase: protein MIHIKTEKEIDILRRCADLVGRTLGEVARYIRPGVATAELDAIAEDFIRTHGGEPAFKGYRVGRLVYPATLCVSVNDQVVHGIPGDYRLQEGDLVSVDCGVRYRGFYGDSAYTFGVGELDPENVRLCRVTYEALQKGIAQAVAGKRIGDISHAIQRHCEAAGYGVVRALVGHGIGRRLHEEPQVPNVGRPGTGRRLRVGMTFCVEPMVNRGTYEVRVGEDGWTVYTADGLPSAHYEHMVVVRAGRPEVLTTFAYIEDVVEAPYNQTVPSPHGETETHYAGR, encoded by the coding sequence ATGATTCACATCAAAACGGAAAAAGAAATCGATATCTTACGACGGTGCGCCGATCTAGTAGGCCGCACGCTGGGCGAGGTGGCGCGCTATATCCGGCCGGGCGTGGCCACAGCCGAACTGGATGCTATCGCGGAGGATTTTATTCGGACGCATGGGGGCGAGCCGGCTTTTAAAGGGTATCGCGTAGGACGGTTGGTGTATCCGGCGACGCTGTGCGTTTCCGTAAACGATCAGGTCGTGCATGGCATTCCGGGGGATTACCGGCTGCAGGAAGGGGATCTGGTGTCGGTGGACTGTGGGGTGCGCTATCGCGGCTTTTATGGGGATAGTGCGTACACATTTGGCGTAGGGGAGCTAGATCCGGAAAACGTGCGGCTCTGCCGGGTAACCTACGAAGCCTTGCAAAAGGGGATTGCGCAGGCAGTTGCCGGCAAGCGCATTGGCGACATCAGCCATGCGATTCAGCGGCATTGTGAGGCCGCAGGATACGGGGTAGTGCGTGCGCTGGTAGGACACGGAATCGGTCGCCGGCTTCATGAAGAGCCCCAGGTGCCTAATGTGGGGCGGCCCGGAACGGGACGGCGGCTTCGGGTGGGGATGACGTTCTGCGTGGAACCTATGGTTAATCGGGGAACGTATGAGGTGCGCGTCGGCGAGGACGGGTGGACCGTCTATACAGCCGACGGATTGCCCTCGGCCCACTACGAACATATGGTCGTGGTGCGAGCCGGACGGCCGGAAGTGCTGACGACGTTTGCCTACATTGAAGACGTGGTCGAAGCGCCTTACAACCAGACGGTACCATCCCCCCATGGCGAAACAGAAACCCATTACGCAGGACGGTGA
- the def gene encoding peptide deformylase → MVLPIHVYGDPILRERAQPVQANSPELQQLLDDMVETMHAASGIGLAAPQVGRRERVFVVDLTPLKEELEAEGESLPSMPMFFINPEIIWTSAAQCSLEEGCLSIPEVREVVERPEAVRVRYLDRQFRPQELEAHGMLARVIQHEYDHLEGILFIDRISAFRRQLLKRRLREIARGHVSAEYPLALSRV, encoded by the coding sequence ATGGTACTGCCTATTCATGTATACGGGGATCCCATTTTGCGGGAGCGAGCGCAGCCCGTGCAGGCCAATTCGCCCGAGCTGCAGCAGTTGCTTGACGACATGGTCGAAACCATGCATGCGGCTTCGGGCATTGGACTGGCGGCGCCTCAGGTAGGGCGTCGGGAGCGTGTTTTTGTGGTCGATCTGACGCCGCTGAAAGAAGAGCTGGAAGCTGAAGGGGAGTCGCTTCCCTCCATGCCGATGTTTTTTATCAATCCAGAAATTATCTGGACGAGTGCGGCGCAATGCAGCCTTGAAGAGGGCTGTCTCTCTATTCCGGAGGTGCGGGAAGTGGTGGAGCGGCCTGAGGCCGTTCGGGTTCGCTATCTGGACCGTCAGTTCAGGCCGCAAGAATTGGAAGCCCATGGCATGTTGGCCCGGGTCATTCAACACGAATATGACCATCTGGAAGGCATTCTCTTTATCGACCGCATCAGTGCCTTTCGACGACAGTTGTTGAAGCGACGTCTTCGGGAGATTGCGCGGGGGCACGTGTCGGCCGAGTATCCGTTAGCGCTCAGCCGGGTATAA
- the rpsM gene encoding 30S ribosomal protein S13, whose amino-acid sequence MPRIAGVDIPQHKRGEIALTAIYGIGRSRAKEILNRVGVDPNTRPKDWTDEQTREIRRIIEQEYVVEGQLRAEVQMNIKRLMDIGCYRGIRHRLGLPVRGQRTRTNARTRKGPRKTVAGKKKAPKK is encoded by the coding sequence ATGCCACGAATTGCAGGTGTTGACATTCCGCAGCATAAGCGTGGAGAGATTGCGCTGACCGCGATTTATGGAATTGGAAGGTCGCGGGCAAAGGAGATCCTCAACCGGGTTGGTGTTGATCCCAATACGCGTCCCAAAGACTGGACCGACGAGCAGACGCGGGAGATTCGGCGGATTATTGAGCAGGAATACGTTGTCGAAGGGCAGCTCCGGGCCGAGGTCCAGATGAACATCAAGCGGTTGATGGACATCGGCTGCTATCGGGGCATTCGGCATCGGTTGGGGTTGCCTGTGCGAGGTCAGCGCACGCGCACCAATGCCCGTACGCGTAAGGGGCCCCGCAAGACGGTGGCCGGGAAGAAGAAGGCTCCGAAGAAGTAA
- the secY gene encoding preprotein translocase subunit SecY, whose translation MAGFTESIRNIWKIEELRQRVLYTLGLLVVYRIGTYVTLPGVDAHILAEVNRQAGTNNLFGLIDLFVGGAFSQAGIFALGIMPYITASIIIQLMGAVVPYFQKLQREGEEGRRKITQLTRYLTVGITALQAIGYAINLRYGATGQAIVVSPGFFMLIAVIVLTAGTVFVMWLGERITENGIGNGISLIIMVSIIAFLPQAVYNEFTLKDNLFIVLLELAVFVVITAGVVLVTQGTRRIPVQYAKRVVGRRVYGGVTQYLPLRVNAAGVMPIIFAQSIMFVPATIATFFPGSDFMQQFGTFFSDISGWGYSSLFFVLVVFFTYFYTAIAVNPREMADTLKRQGGFIPGVRPGKQTSDFIDTILTRITLPGAIFLGIVAIIPAFAMRAGVTAGFAHFFGGTSLLIIVGVMLDTLQQIESHLLMRHYEGFMKGTRVRGRRF comes from the coding sequence ATGGCGGGTTTTACAGAAAGCATTCGCAATATCTGGAAGATTGAAGAGCTTCGGCAGCGCGTGCTGTATACGCTCGGGTTGCTGGTCGTTTACCGGATTGGCACCTACGTGACGCTGCCAGGCGTAGACGCCCACATTCTGGCCGAAGTGAACCGCCAGGCCGGTACCAACAACCTGTTTGGCCTTATCGACCTGTTTGTGGGAGGTGCCTTTTCGCAAGCGGGCATTTTTGCGCTGGGGATCATGCCCTACATCACTGCCTCCATTATCATTCAGTTAATGGGGGCGGTGGTCCCGTACTTTCAGAAGCTGCAGCGTGAAGGAGAAGAGGGACGGCGCAAAATTACCCAGCTTACGCGTTATTTGACGGTTGGCATTACCGCGCTGCAAGCCATTGGGTATGCCATTAACCTGCGCTATGGCGCTACCGGACAGGCCATTGTGGTCAGTCCGGGCTTTTTCATGTTGATTGCCGTCATTGTGCTGACAGCCGGTACCGTTTTCGTAATGTGGTTAGGCGAGCGCATTACGGAGAACGGCATCGGCAATGGCATTTCGCTCATTATTATGGTGAGCATTATTGCCTTCCTGCCCCAGGCTGTCTATAACGAGTTTACGCTGAAAGACAACCTGTTTATTGTGCTGTTGGAGCTGGCTGTTTTTGTGGTCATTACGGCCGGGGTGGTGCTGGTAACCCAGGGGACGCGCCGCATCCCTGTGCAGTATGCCAAGCGGGTTGTCGGACGCCGGGTGTACGGGGGAGTAACCCAGTACTTGCCACTGCGCGTTAATGCGGCCGGGGTAATGCCGATCATCTTTGCGCAGTCCATCATGTTTGTCCCTGCCACCATAGCGACGTTCTTTCCGGGCAGCGACTTCATGCAGCAGTTTGGCACCTTTTTCTCGGATATTTCGGGCTGGGGCTATTCGTCGCTGTTTTTTGTGCTGGTAGTCTTCTTTACCTACTTCTACACGGCTATTGCCGTGAATCCCCGCGAAATGGCTGATACGCTCAAGCGACAGGGCGGCTTTATACCGGGCGTGCGGCCGGGCAAACAGACCAGTGATTTCATTGATACGATCCTGACTCGGATCACGCTGCCAGGAGCTATCTTTCTGGGAATTGTGGCGATAATTCCGGCGTTTGCCATGCGGGCAGGGGTAACGGCCGGTTTTGCGCACTTTTTTGGCGGGACCAGTCTCCTCATCATTGTGGGCGTGATGCTGGATACGCTGCAGCAGATCGAAAGCCATCTGCTTATGCGGCATTATGAGGGCTTTATGAAAGGGACGCGGGTGCGGGGACGACGTTTTTAG
- the rplQ gene encoding 50S ribosomal protein L17, which yields MRHRKKGFKLGRTYGHRRATLAALSCALIRHKRIRTTLAKAKALRMFIEPLITRAKEDTTHNRRQVFRYLQSKEAVKELFGEIAEKVNGRPGGYTRVVRIGRRPGDGAEMAIIELVDYNDIKPVDSRKTRKRTRRGRGRGRRQAAPAATAPTAAEQPPSPEEAGASETADAEPAEATAPAAAESATETAASAETTSHASPSTEEETAQDKKKTDDA from the coding sequence ATGAGACATCGAAAGAAAGGATTTAAATTAGGCCGCACCTATGGACATCGCCGGGCTACGCTGGCGGCGCTTTCGTGCGCGCTTATTCGTCATAAGCGTATTCGCACGACGCTGGCTAAGGCCAAGGCACTGCGCATGTTCATCGAGCCGCTGATTACGCGGGCCAAGGAAGACACTACCCATAATCGCCGTCAGGTCTTCCGCTACCTGCAAAGTAAAGAGGCGGTCAAAGAGCTTTTTGGCGAGATCGCTGAAAAGGTAAACGGACGGCCCGGCGGCTACACGCGGGTGGTGCGCATCGGCCGGCGTCCCGGTGATGGGGCCGAGATGGCCATTATTGAACTGGTCGATTACAACGATATCAAGCCGGTCGATAGCCGAAAGACAAGGAAACGGACGCGGCGAGGCCGCGGGCGGGGACGGCGCCAGGCTGCGCCAGCGGCAACAGCGCCTACTGCGGCAGAGCAGCCGCCGTCCCCAGAAGAAGCAGGAGCAAGCGAAACTGCCGACGCTGAACCAGCAGAAGCGACGGCGCCTGCTGCGGCCGAAAGTGCCACCGAAACGGCTGCATCTGCCGAGACAACATCCCATGCGTCGCCCTCTACAGAGGAAGAGACGGCGCAGGATAAAAAGAAAACGGACGACGCCTGA
- a CDS encoding RelA/SpoT family protein — protein MVQVSTLLKAGSLNIPEEYQQRLEELLRVCHKHLPRVDEDLIRRAFRVSYWAHRDHRRVTGEPYILHPLEVAFIVAQDISFDDVSVAAALLHDVVEDSDISLDFIREEFGETMGIIIDGLTKIQGVFASRELGQAENVRKLMLSMAEDIRVILVKFADRLHNMRTIEALSPQKRLKIATETLELFAPLAHRFGLFKIKSELEDLSLKVLQPDEYYAIVRGLNESKKEREAYIQRFIEPLKQRLEEAGLEFDIYGRPKNIYSIYRKMKRQNKPLEEIYDLFAIRIVLKSSGRKGKEDCWRAYSIVTDLYRPLPERFRDFISVPKSNGYQSLHTTVLGPGGRKVEVQIRTQEMHEVAERGVAAHWRYKEGIEKPDPKMDQWLRWVHEILENPKPDQATEFVKEFRLNLYDDEIYVFTPKGDVISLPQGATPVDFAFRVHTEVGLHCIGAKVNGRLVPLSYKLKSGDQVEIITSKKQTPNPDWMKFVVTQKARSHIRHWINEQRRKTIELGKELWEKRAQRLGLEVDERQLQRVAHRLKFPNLQQMFYELGSGLFEVDELIKALQAGDGQQESQSQALRLKYESFLDTAKETGQPALKIDGELHTDIVTTYASCCNPIPGDEVFGYVSRSGAIKIHRVNCKNAPYLLINHPDRIVPVEWSRQKDVQFLAALRVIGEDRVGIVSDITTVISKSLKTNIRSITVDSEDGVFEGTIVLYVSDLEHLRRVIERIKRIDGIYGVYRFEE, from the coding sequence ATGGTCCAGGTATCCACGCTCCTGAAAGCGGGGAGTCTGAATATTCCAGAAGAATACCAGCAACGTCTGGAGGAGCTGCTGCGGGTGTGTCATAAGCACCTGCCTCGCGTTGATGAAGACCTTATACGCCGAGCATTTCGGGTAAGCTACTGGGCCCATCGAGATCACCGGCGCGTGACAGGTGAGCCCTACATCCTGCATCCTCTGGAAGTGGCCTTTATTGTGGCCCAGGATATCAGTTTTGATGATGTCAGCGTAGCGGCTGCGCTGCTTCACGACGTGGTGGAAGACTCCGACATCTCGCTGGACTTTATTCGGGAGGAGTTCGGCGAGACCATGGGCATTATTATCGACGGGCTGACGAAAATTCAAGGCGTCTTCGCATCGCGTGAGCTGGGACAGGCCGAAAACGTGCGCAAGCTGATGCTCTCTATGGCCGAAGACATTCGCGTTATTCTGGTTAAGTTTGCAGACCGGCTGCACAATATGCGCACCATTGAGGCGCTGTCCCCGCAGAAGCGACTGAAAATTGCAACCGAGACGCTTGAGCTGTTTGCGCCGCTGGCGCACCGCTTTGGTCTGTTCAAGATCAAAAGTGAGCTGGAGGACCTGTCGCTCAAAGTGCTGCAACCCGATGAGTACTACGCAATTGTGCGGGGACTGAACGAATCAAAAAAGGAGCGGGAGGCTTATATCCAGCGCTTTATCGAACCCCTGAAGCAGCGGTTGGAGGAGGCAGGACTCGAATTTGATATCTACGGCCGTCCCAAGAACATTTACTCAATCTATCGAAAAATGAAGCGGCAAAACAAGCCGCTTGAAGAAATCTATGACCTGTTTGCCATCCGCATTGTGCTCAAAAGTTCAGGTCGAAAGGGAAAGGAGGACTGCTGGCGGGCCTATTCCATTGTAACCGATCTGTATCGGCCTTTGCCGGAGCGGTTTCGGGATTTCATCTCCGTGCCTAAATCCAACGGCTACCAGAGTCTTCACACCACTGTGCTGGGGCCGGGCGGCCGCAAGGTAGAAGTGCAGATTCGCACGCAGGAAATGCATGAAGTGGCCGAACGGGGCGTAGCGGCGCACTGGCGTTATAAGGAGGGCATAGAGAAGCCTGATCCCAAAATGGACCAGTGGCTGCGGTGGGTTCATGAGATTCTGGAAAATCCGAAGCCCGACCAGGCCACGGAGTTTGTCAAGGAATTTCGGCTGAATCTTTATGATGACGAGATTTACGTCTTTACCCCTAAGGGCGACGTCATCAGTCTGCCGCAAGGTGCGACGCCAGTTGATTTTGCCTTTCGGGTACATACAGAAGTGGGCTTGCACTGCATCGGGGCCAAAGTCAATGGTAGGCTGGTGCCGCTTTCCTACAAGCTGAAAAGTGGGGACCAGGTAGAGATTATCACCTCCAAGAAGCAGACGCCCAATCCTGATTGGATGAAATTTGTCGTTACCCAAAAGGCAAGAAGTCATATCCGGCACTGGATCAACGAGCAGCGTCGGAAAACCATTGAGCTAGGAAAAGAGCTCTGGGAAAAGCGGGCGCAGCGTCTGGGGTTGGAAGTGGATGAGCGTCAGTTGCAGCGCGTGGCCCACCGGTTGAAATTCCCTAACCTCCAGCAGATGTTTTATGAACTGGGGAGCGGGTTGTTTGAAGTAGATGAGTTGATTAAGGCGCTGCAGGCCGGAGATGGGCAACAGGAGTCGCAATCGCAGGCGTTGCGTCTGAAGTACGAAAGCTTTCTGGATACGGCTAAGGAGACCGGGCAGCCTGCGCTGAAAATAGATGGAGAGCTTCATACGGATATTGTTACCACCTATGCGTCCTGCTGCAATCCTATTCCCGGGGATGAGGTGTTTGGCTATGTGAGTCGAAGTGGAGCCATAAAGATCCATCGGGTTAACTGTAAAAATGCTCCCTATCTGCTGATCAATCATCCAGATCGCATTGTGCCGGTTGAATGGAGCCGGCAAAAGGACGTGCAGTTTCTGGCTGCACTGCGGGTAATTGGCGAAGATCGGGTAGGAATTGTCAGTGATATTACAACGGTCATTTCTAAGAGCCTCAAGACAAATATTCGCTCCATAACGGTCGATTCAGAAGATGGCGTGTTTGAAGGGACCATTGTGCTTTACGTGAGCGACCTGGAGCACTTGCGCCGCGTCATTGAGCGAATCAAACGCATTGACGGCATCTACGGGGTATACCGTTTTGAGGAGTAA
- the rpsK gene encoding 30S ribosomal protein S11 has product MARKQRTTRKKNVIVEQNGQAHIQSTFNNTIVTITDQYGNTIAWSSGGKEGFRGSRKGTPYAAQMAATSAAKEAYELGLRRVDVFVKGPGSGRESAIRALAAAGLELLTIRDVTPVPHNGCRPPKRRRV; this is encoded by the coding sequence ATGGCAAGGAAGCAGCGGACAACGCGCAAGAAGAACGTTATTGTCGAACAGAACGGGCAGGCGCATATTCAGTCCACTTTCAACAATACGATTGTCACCATCACGGACCAGTACGGCAATACGATTGCCTGGTCCAGTGGCGGTAAAGAAGGCTTTCGGGGCAGCCGTAAGGGGACGCCCTATGCGGCACAGATGGCTGCTACGTCGGCTGCGAAGGAGGCCTATGAACTGGGATTGCGCCGGGTGGACGTCTTTGTGAAAGGGCCTGGATCGGGCCGCGAGTCGGCCATCCGGGCGCTGGCAGCAGCGGGACTGGAGCTGCTGACCATTCGGGACGTTACCCCGGTGCCGCATAACGGCTGCCGGCCGCCGAAACGGCGTCGCGTCTGA
- a CDS encoding HU family DNA-binding protein, producing MAQRIPTLTKKDVARRVAQLMGEPIYKSEPWVSAVIEALAQLLEEADPEVRIELRDFGVFEVKRTRAKPKARNPKTNETVFIPSRRKTHFKPSKRLKQVLQRPLIELNYEIPEGSADKYLEAQASGKNGAR from the coding sequence ATGGCGCAACGCATACCCACTTTGACGAAGAAGGACGTGGCGCGTCGGGTTGCCCAGCTTATGGGTGAACCCATTTACAAAAGCGAGCCCTGGGTAAGTGCGGTGATTGAAGCATTGGCGCAGCTCCTTGAAGAGGCGGATCCTGAAGTGCGCATTGAGCTGCGCGATTTCGGGGTCTTTGAGGTCAAGCGCACGCGTGCAAAGCCCAAAGCACGCAATCCGAAGACAAACGAGACCGTTTTTATTCCCAGTCGCCGAAAGACGCACTTTAAGCCCAGCAAGCGGCTGAAGCAGGTGTTGCAGCGTCCGCTCATTGAATTGAACTATGAAATTCCTGAAGGGAGCGCCGACAAGTATCTGGAAGCGCAAGCTTCCGGGAAGAACGGCGCTCGCTGA
- the ykgO gene encoding type B 50S ribosomal protein L36, translating to MKVRASVKKRSADDKIVRRKGRIYVINKKNPRHKQRQG from the coding sequence ATGAAGGTACGTGCCAGTGTAAAAAAGCGGAGCGCCGATGACAAGATTGTGCGGCGCAAAGGGCGGATTTATGTAATCAATAAGAAGAACCCCCGCCATAAGCAGCGTCAGGGCTAA
- the infA gene encoding translation initiation factor IF-1 has protein sequence MAKQKPITQDGEVIEALPNAQFRVRLDNGHEILGILSGKMRMHYIKILPGDRVKVELSPYDLTRGRIVYRYK, from the coding sequence ATGGCGAAACAGAAACCCATTACGCAGGACGGTGAAGTGATCGAGGCGCTGCCCAATGCCCAGTTTCGCGTGCGCCTGGATAATGGGCATGAAATTCTGGGCATTCTGTCGGGCAAGATGCGCATGCACTACATTAAAATTCTACCGGGCGACCGCGTCAAAGTAGAGCTGTCGCCCTACGATCTGACGCGGGGGCGCATAGTGTATCGTTATAAATAA